A genome region from Natronosalvus rutilus includes the following:
- a CDS encoding inorganic phosphate transporter, with protein sequence MLALTLAFWTFVGLATIACLFMAWSLGANSNSPPFAPAIGANAVSTLRAAFLIGILAAAGAVTQGGSISETVGAELIRGTAITPLAATTGLLVAATFMSFGVYSGYPVPAAFATTGAMVGVGLSLGGDPAFGTYRRIVMFWLLVPPSSGGIAFLTAKLLRRDDIPETVGVPVLAAVVAGILANIRLGVIPHPDRSQGSIAELVSHALGSPTVLGVDPSVVGTTVVFAALSFQFIRRKVVASVERGIRSFLLVLGAIVAFSSGGSQVGLATGPLEALYGTELGLPSVVLLVIGASGILAGAWMGAPRLLQATSREYAQLGVRRSIAALVPGFVIAQTAIALGIPISFNNIIISGVIGGGLAAGSAGVSRRKIGVTVLFWVLTLVTSIGIGFGLYRLLSTLLGTS encoded by the coding sequence ATGCTGGCGCTGACACTGGCGTTCTGGACGTTCGTCGGACTCGCGACGATCGCGTGCCTGTTCATGGCGTGGTCACTCGGTGCGAACAGCAACTCGCCGCCGTTCGCGCCGGCGATCGGTGCGAACGCGGTTTCGACGTTGCGGGCCGCCTTCCTGATCGGAATACTCGCGGCAGCGGGTGCCGTCACGCAGGGTGGGAGCATCTCCGAGACGGTCGGCGCCGAACTCATCCGCGGCACCGCGATTACGCCGCTGGCCGCGACGACGGGACTGCTGGTCGCGGCGACGTTCATGTCGTTCGGCGTCTACTCCGGCTATCCGGTTCCGGCTGCCTTCGCGACCACCGGCGCGATGGTTGGCGTCGGCCTTTCGCTCGGTGGTGACCCGGCGTTCGGCACGTACCGACGAATCGTCATGTTCTGGCTACTCGTCCCGCCGTCGTCGGGCGGTATCGCGTTCCTGACGGCGAAACTCCTCCGCAGAGACGACATCCCGGAAACGGTCGGCGTTCCGGTGCTGGCGGCCGTCGTCGCGGGCATTCTCGCCAATATTCGACTCGGCGTGATTCCCCACCCCGACCGCTCGCAGGGATCGATCGCGGAACTGGTTTCACATGCCCTCGGAAGCCCAACAGTCCTCGGCGTCGATCCGTCCGTCGTCGGTACAACCGTCGTGTTCGCCGCCCTCAGCTTTCAGTTCATCCGTCGGAAGGTGGTTGCGTCGGTCGAACGGGGTATTCGATCATTCCTCCTTGTCCTGGGCGCCATCGTCGCGTTCAGTAGCGGCGGTAGCCAGGTCGGCCTGGCGACCGGGCCGCTCGAGGCGCTCTATGGGACCGAACTCGGGCTCCCGAGCGTCGTATTGCTCGTCATTGGGGCGTCGGGCATCCTGGCGGGGGCGTGGATGGGGGCGCCGCGATTGCTGCAGGCGACGTCGCGAGAGTACGCCCAGCTGGGGGTTCGGCGCTCGATTGCGGCGCTCGTGCCGGGGTTCGTCATCGCCCAGACGGCGATCGCGCTGGGCATTCCGATTTCGTTCAACAACATCATCATCTCGGGCGTGATCGGCGGTGGACTGGCCGCCGGATCTGCCGGCGTCTCCCGACGAAAAATCGGGGTAACGGTGCTCTTCTGGGTGCTCACGCTGGTCACGTCTATCGGAATCGGATTCGGCCTCTACCGGCTGTTGTCGACGCTCCTGGGGACGAGTTGA
- the gatD gene encoding Glu-tRNA(Gln) amidotransferase subunit GatD, which translates to MSQTPAPGDRIRVDRSGRTYEGVLLPSSTDEHVVVKLEGGYNVGIDREEADLEVLAEDVYDVESAQAESDATSKIEFDEDLPTIALISTGGTIASTVDYRTGAVTAQFDAEDVLRAVPDLAGRANYRGRVVANILSENMEPPIWQDLAEAVAEEIENGADGVVVMHGTDTMQYSASALAFMLETPVPVVFTGSQRSADRPSSDNVMNAVCAVEAAKSDCAEVLVCMHASESDTTCALHRGTRVRKNHTSRRDAFETVGAEPVGEVDYDSESVTFRSEYRERDAIDLAVEANLEEDVELVKFTPGMDPAFLDVAAGSAGLVLEGTGLGHVHTDLIPKVEELVDEGTTVVVTSQCLEGRVCDRVYDTGRDLLAAGVLEGEDMLPGTAKVKLMWALANADGLEEAMRTSLAGEIQERSVPWESQR; encoded by the coding sequence ATGAGTCAGACCCCAGCCCCCGGCGATCGAATCCGCGTCGATCGCTCTGGCCGGACGTACGAGGGCGTACTGCTCCCCTCGAGCACCGACGAGCACGTCGTGGTGAAACTCGAGGGGGGGTACAACGTCGGCATCGACCGCGAGGAGGCGGACCTCGAGGTGCTCGCCGAGGACGTCTACGACGTCGAGAGCGCGCAGGCGGAGTCCGATGCGACCTCAAAAATAGAGTTCGACGAGGACCTTCCCACCATCGCGCTCATCTCGACCGGCGGCACCATCGCCTCGACGGTCGACTACCGGACAGGTGCCGTCACCGCCCAGTTCGACGCCGAGGACGTCCTCCGTGCCGTCCCCGACCTGGCGGGCCGAGCCAACTACCGCGGTCGGGTCGTCGCCAACATCCTCTCGGAGAACATGGAGCCGCCGATCTGGCAGGACCTCGCCGAGGCCGTCGCCGAGGAGATCGAAAACGGCGCCGACGGCGTCGTCGTCATGCACGGGACTGACACGATGCAGTACTCCGCATCGGCGCTCGCGTTCATGCTCGAGACGCCGGTCCCCGTCGTCTTCACCGGCAGCCAGCGCTCGGCCGACCGGCCGTCCTCGGACAACGTCATGAACGCCGTCTGCGCCGTCGAAGCCGCCAAAAGCGACTGCGCGGAGGTGCTCGTCTGCATGCACGCGAGCGAGAGCGACACGACCTGCGCGCTTCACCGCGGAACTCGGGTCCGAAAGAACCACACCTCGCGACGGGACGCGTTCGAGACCGTCGGCGCCGAACCGGTCGGCGAGGTCGACTACGACAGCGAGTCGGTCACCTTCCGCAGCGAGTACCGCGAACGCGACGCGATCGACCTCGCCGTCGAAGCCAACCTCGAGGAGGACGTCGAACTGGTCAAGTTCACCCCCGGAATGGACCCCGCCTTCCTCGACGTCGCCGCAGGGTCGGCGGGTCTGGTCCTCGAGGGAACCGGGCTCGGCCACGTCCACACCGACCTGATTCCAAAGGTCGAGGAACTGGTCGACGAGGGTACGACGGTCGTCGTGACCAGCCAGTGTCTCGAGGGGCGAGTCTGTGACCGCGTCTACGACACGGGCCGGGACCTTCTCGCGGCGGGCGTCCTCGAGGGCGAGGACATGCTGCCGGGCACCGCGAAGGTGAAGCTGATGTGGGCGCTGGCGAACGCGGACGGCCTCGAGGAGGCCATGCGAACCTCGCTCGCGGGAGAGATTCAGGAGCGATCCGTCCCGTGGGAGAGCCAGCGGTGA
- a CDS encoding potassium transporter TrkA yields MIVAPLTNPVLLVDGISLVSTGTSELVLDAVVRILGFVVLSGAIGAGVAFVYRWYSGDGIPDGVAVLSGLVAVALWLNTQTALQSAILGDADVLDPLTATFTIASFVASAIAADGGRRTGDGLAADVGTVATARTIDDVSQLVRSAGRVITIDLPDEIEDAEGYDPVDDDTKAAVAGETLLFPRGLTVATLRERLVDRLEADYGIGYVDLEVSQDGTIDHLAVGSVPSGIGPTLAPGSVAVAVRADPAPDASPGDVVEVWSADGPDSRRIATADLRATAGDVVTLAIGEDDAADLEPDREFRLVTRPSTADASRELRALLRTADATVATVSIEADDTLVDARVDALPGLPLVLESSEGGCGETTPALVPFPESDRRLEVGDACYVMGRPDELAQARVRERERER; encoded by the coding sequence ATGATCGTCGCCCCACTCACGAACCCGGTTCTCCTCGTCGACGGAATTTCCCTCGTGTCGACGGGAACGTCGGAACTCGTCCTCGATGCGGTCGTGCGGATTCTCGGGTTCGTCGTCCTCTCGGGGGCCATCGGCGCCGGCGTGGCATTCGTCTACCGGTGGTACAGCGGCGACGGTATCCCGGACGGCGTCGCAGTCCTGTCGGGGCTCGTCGCGGTCGCCCTGTGGCTGAACACCCAGACCGCGCTGCAGTCCGCCATTCTGGGAGACGCCGACGTGCTCGACCCGTTGACGGCGACCTTTACTATCGCGTCGTTCGTCGCGAGCGCGATCGCGGCCGACGGCGGCCGCCGAACGGGCGACGGGCTGGCGGCAGACGTCGGCACCGTTGCCACCGCCCGGACCATCGACGACGTGAGCCAGCTGGTCAGGTCGGCCGGACGGGTCATTACCATCGACCTCCCCGACGAAATCGAGGACGCCGAGGGCTACGATCCGGTCGACGACGACACGAAAGCGGCCGTCGCCGGTGAGACGCTGCTGTTTCCCCGTGGACTCACCGTCGCTACCCTGCGCGAACGCCTCGTCGACCGTCTCGAGGCCGATTACGGCATCGGCTACGTCGACCTTGAGGTGAGCCAGGATGGGACGATCGACCACCTCGCGGTCGGGAGCGTTCCGTCGGGCATCGGGCCGACCCTCGCGCCGGGGTCGGTCGCCGTGGCGGTCCGCGCCGATCCGGCCCCGGACGCCAGCCCCGGCGACGTCGTCGAGGTCTGGTCCGCCGACGGTCCTGACAGTCGCCGCATCGCCACGGCTGACCTCCGGGCGACAGCAGGGGACGTCGTCACGCTCGCGATCGGCGAAGACGACGCCGCCGACCTCGAACCCGATCGCGAGTTCCGACTCGTGACGCGGCCCAGCACGGCCGACGCAAGTCGGGAACTCCGGGCCCTGTTGCGGACGGCCGACGCGACCGTCGCGACGGTCTCCATCGAGGCTGACGACACCCTCGTCGACGCTCGAGTCGACGCGCTGCCTGGACTCCCCCTCGTGCTCGAATCGTCGGAAGGCGGCTGCGGGGAGACGACTCCTGCACTGGTACCGTTCCCCGAAAGCGACCGGCGCCTCGAGGTCGGTGACGCCTGCTACGTCATGGGTCGGCCAGACGAACTGGCCCAGGCCCGGGTTCGAGAGCGGGAACGGGAGCGGTAG
- a CDS encoding NAD-binding protein, whose amino-acid sequence MVGERVARRLPQNWTWIVGTRAAVLLSLAVALLSVATGIVNIEQPAADFGPVAAYVPAIVQQGVGFTGALTGFLMVASALALRRGLRVGWYATVVLLPMTAIQGLLQASPYSIPLVVLSLISLPTVLITRRQFDRELGLTTTQLAAGGALIGVQAYGTFGAFALREDFDGISNLLDAFYFTLVTSSTVGYGDIGPTSPDAQLFTMSVVVLGVASFGIAIGALVGPAIQARITKTLGKMTESQLELLENHILVLGYGELTEPIVDELNAAGRSFVIVTKDREAATELAERDIPVVTGDPSDEAPLERAHIERAVAAVVATNHDAEDALSVLTARELASDLRIVAAATDRENTTKLERAGADAVISPAVLGGSLLVRSALGSDNSALIDRILEDEEP is encoded by the coding sequence ATGGTCGGTGAGCGTGTGGCCCGGCGATTGCCACAGAACTGGACCTGGATCGTCGGGACGCGAGCGGCGGTGCTTCTCTCGCTGGCCGTCGCGCTGCTATCGGTCGCGACCGGCATCGTCAACATCGAGCAACCGGCCGCAGATTTCGGGCCGGTCGCCGCCTACGTCCCCGCGATTGTTCAGCAAGGCGTCGGTTTCACCGGCGCGCTGACGGGGTTCCTGATGGTCGCGAGCGCGCTCGCGCTCCGGCGCGGTCTGCGGGTCGGCTGGTACGCGACCGTCGTCTTGCTCCCGATGACGGCGATTCAGGGGCTCCTCCAGGCGAGCCCCTATTCGATCCCGCTGGTCGTCCTCTCGCTGATTTCGCTCCCGACGGTGTTGATCACCCGCCGACAGTTCGACCGCGAACTCGGGTTGACGACGACTCAGCTTGCCGCGGGCGGGGCGCTCATCGGGGTCCAGGCCTACGGCACCTTCGGCGCGTTCGCCCTCCGGGAGGACTTCGACGGCATCTCGAACCTCCTCGACGCCTTTTACTTTACCCTCGTCACCTCGAGCACCGTCGGCTACGGCGACATCGGCCCGACCTCGCCGGACGCACAGCTGTTCACCATGTCCGTCGTCGTCCTCGGCGTCGCCAGCTTCGGTATCGCTATCGGGGCGCTGGTTGGCCCGGCGATTCAGGCGCGGATCACGAAGACACTCGGAAAGATGACAGAATCACAGCTCGAACTCCTCGAGAATCACATCCTCGTCCTCGGTTACGGCGAGTTGACCGAACCGATCGTCGACGAACTCAACGCGGCCGGGCGCTCGTTCGTCATCGTCACGAAGGACCGCGAGGCGGCGACCGAGCTCGCCGAACGGGACATCCCTGTCGTGACGGGTGACCCGAGCGACGAGGCACCCCTCGAGCGTGCCCACATCGAGCGCGCGGTCGCCGCCGTCGTCGCGACGAACCACGACGCCGAGGACGCGCTCTCGGTACTCACTGCGCGCGAACTCGCGTCGGACCTGCGGATTGTGGCCGCGGCGACCGATCGGGAAAACACGACCAAACTCGAACGGGCGGGCGCGGATGCCGTGATCAGCCCGGCTGTTCTGGGCGGGAGTCTGCTGGTTCGCTCGGCCCTCGGGAGCGACAATTCGGCGCTGATCGATCGCATCCTTGAAGACGAGGAGCCATGA
- a CDS encoding potassium transporter TrkA yields MATLPLEILLGLYLGLLTGIVPAFAAGSLGFLVRYFTGVGLPGFGVVVMALSIASVQGGLLGLVEPDIAQSPRLLVAVLVVLMLALYAHNQGDKLGAELPRHLSLTALRQRTLSADVVEFVGSVGQVTVRPTGEIHDLEGYPPLSPALRSTLKTGSWRFPADLPLSELSVRLEERLRTDHDLADVEVSIDERGQATIAAAPPSSGLSKRIPDGHRAVSLTTLVPTGTARGDEVVVDADGELVRGTVCSVRTEVDESLSADDATEAPATVDANDANSSDDEPVSPPTANAPRLATAGGTGRITVSLPRRRARTVLGAESIRLTVCARATEDAFEAFSRLREAGYAIRRAALRTADAARRLESEGSDLVCLARRRPDAGDAGTARNWQFGADVEGPLEAGDEVYVAGREPDVEAFLEPDTRATVTEGVR; encoded by the coding sequence ATGGCAACGCTTCCGCTCGAGATTCTCCTCGGTCTGTACCTGGGACTGCTGACCGGCATCGTGCCCGCGTTCGCCGCCGGGTCGCTCGGCTTCCTGGTCCGGTACTTTACCGGCGTCGGCCTCCCCGGCTTCGGTGTCGTGGTAATGGCCCTGTCCATCGCGAGCGTCCAGGGCGGCCTCCTCGGGCTGGTGGAACCCGACATCGCCCAGTCACCCCGCTTGCTCGTCGCCGTCCTGGTCGTGTTGATGCTCGCGCTGTACGCCCACAACCAGGGGGACAAACTCGGCGCCGAACTCCCTCGCCACCTCTCGCTGACGGCGCTCCGCCAGCGAACGCTCTCGGCGGACGTCGTCGAGTTCGTCGGCAGCGTCGGCCAGGTGACCGTCCGACCCACCGGCGAGATTCACGACCTGGAGGGGTACCCGCCGCTGTCGCCCGCGCTTCGATCGACGCTGAAAACCGGCTCGTGGCGCTTTCCCGCCGACCTCCCGCTGTCGGAACTGTCGGTTCGCCTCGAGGAACGCCTCCGGACGGATCACGACCTCGCCGACGTCGAAGTCTCCATCGACGAGCGGGGCCAGGCGACGATCGCCGCCGCGCCACCCTCGAGCGGCCTCTCGAAACGGATTCCCGACGGTCACCGGGCGGTTTCGCTTACGACACTCGTCCCGACCGGGACGGCTCGCGGCGACGAAGTCGTCGTCGACGCCGACGGCGAACTCGTTCGAGGCACCGTCTGTAGCGTCCGAACGGAGGTCGACGAGTCGCTTTCGGCCGACGACGCGACTGAGGCTCCGGCGACCGTTGACGCGAACGACGCAAACTCGAGCGACGACGAACCCGTTTCCCCGCCCACAGCGAACGCGCCTCGACTTGCCACCGCCGGGGGCACCGGCCGAATCACGGTCTCTCTGCCACGACGACGTGCGAGAACCGTTCTCGGCGCCGAGTCGATCCGACTCACGGTGTGTGCTCGAGCGACCGAAGACGCGTTCGAGGCGTTTTCGCGCCTCCGAGAGGCCGGCTACGCGATTAGACGGGCCGCGCTTCGAACCGCCGACGCGGCTCGTCGACTCGAATCCGAGGGGAGCGACCTCGTCTGTCTCGCCCGCAGGCGGCCGGACGCGGGCGACGCCGGCACCGCGCGAAACTGGCAGTTCGGTGCCGACGTCGAGGGACCGCTCGAGGCCGGCGACGAGGTGTACGTCGCCGGTCGCGAACCCGACGTCGAGGCGTTCCTCGAGCCCGACACGCGAGCGACCGTCACCGAGGGGGTACGATGA
- a CDS encoding GNAT family N-acetyltransferase — translation MGDSHTKPGDGTDADDANADDALEIRRATLEDQDAVVELTSDIWTDRGGDYLQYVYPDWLEDPDDDHKRTFLVDASGSDGDGDVAVAGLVQAVVLSPDEAWFQGLRIHRDYRRRGLSRRLNRACFDWARERGATVGRLMIFSWNAPALGASRSAGYEPATEFRWAHPAPDPDASGPDSVSTADNAARAWRSWSQSAARDHLQGLALDPDESWALRELSRTDLVHFAADEGVFTVDRPSGVAGVSYRNRTYDRETEAGDTEHWVEYGVSAWDDVDAARSLFAAIARDAARLEADRTRVLIPETVDAVSDASFAGAPISDEPDFVLEVDLSGSRGQVE, via the coding sequence ATGGGCGACAGTCACACCAAACCTGGCGACGGGACTGACGCTGACGACGCCAACGCTGACGACGCCCTCGAGATCCGGCGGGCGACACTCGAGGACCAGGACGCGGTCGTCGAACTGACGAGCGACATCTGGACCGACCGCGGCGGGGACTACCTCCAGTACGTCTACCCGGACTGGCTCGAGGACCCCGACGACGACCACAAGCGGACGTTCCTTGTGGACGCGAGCGGGAGCGACGGCGACGGCGACGTCGCCGTTGCCGGACTCGTCCAGGCGGTCGTGCTCTCGCCCGACGAGGCCTGGTTCCAAGGGTTGCGCATTCACCGCGACTATCGCCGTCGTGGCCTCAGCCGACGCCTCAATCGAGCATGTTTCGACTGGGCGCGCGAACGCGGGGCGACCGTCGGCCGGCTGATGATCTTCTCCTGGAACGCACCCGCGCTCGGAGCGTCCCGGTCGGCCGGGTACGAACCCGCGACGGAGTTCCGCTGGGCCCACCCCGCCCCCGACCCCGATGCGTCCGGTCCCGATTCGGTGTCGACCGCCGACAACGCAGCCCGAGCGTGGCGTTCCTGGAGCCAGAGCGCGGCTCGAGACCACCTCCAGGGACTGGCGCTGGACCCGGACGAATCGTGGGCTTTGCGGGAACTCTCCCGAACGGACCTCGTGCACTTCGCCGCCGACGAGGGCGTGTTCACGGTCGACCGGCCGAGCGGCGTCGCCGGCGTGAGCTACCGAAACCGAACCTACGACCGGGAAACGGAGGCGGGCGACACCGAACACTGGGTCGAGTACGGCGTCAGCGCCTGGGACGACGTGGACGCCGCCCGCTCGCTGTTCGCCGCGATTGCCAGGGACGCGGCCCGCCTCGAGGCCGACCGGACGCGCGTCCTGATCCCCGAAACGGTCGACGCCGTCAGCGACGCCTCGTTCGCTGGGGCGCCGATTTCGGACGAGCCGGATTTCGTCCTCGAGGTGGATCTCAGCGGCTCTCGTGGGCAGGTCGAGTGA
- a CDS encoding ArsR/SmtB family transcription factor: MATNGAHAAGGDAPEDPEDLLPEQSVLRLEEYLAMHAAIGHRTRYEILYRLVHGGDMSPKELEEAIGVDDSTLHYHLNELVDVGLLEKRQRTERDQDGLYTYYRATVFGEVTLTEGVDELIRGEWEFERLYDSSAET, from the coding sequence ATGGCGACCAATGGAGCGCACGCGGCCGGCGGAGACGCCCCGGAGGACCCGGAAGACCTGCTTCCGGAACAGAGTGTCCTCCGCCTCGAGGAGTACCTCGCGATGCACGCCGCCATCGGCCACCGAACCCGCTACGAGATCCTGTACCGACTCGTCCACGGCGGCGACATGAGCCCCAAGGAACTCGAGGAAGCGATCGGGGTCGACGACAGCACTCTCCACTACCACCTCAACGAACTCGTGGACGTGGGACTCCTCGAAAAACGCCAGCGCACGGAACGTGATCAGGACGGGTTGTACACGTACTATCGGGCGACCGTGTTCGGCGAGGTCACGCTCACCGAGGGCGTCGACGAACTGATCCGCGGCGAGTGGGAGTTCGAACGGCTGTACGATAGCTCGGCGGAGACGTGA
- a CDS encoding universal stress protein — MAPEHVLVPLDGSPLADDALAHALETFGCPITVLNVVTPLDATMSEGGVLETDEERLEAARSHAEEAIRRASRQVATEKRTIETVVETGEPAETILAYVDTEDVDHVVLGGHGGPRMGAVRRLLGTVATTVVGEAPVSVTVVR; from the coding sequence GTGGCCCCGGAACACGTGCTCGTCCCACTGGATGGGTCACCGTTAGCCGACGATGCGCTCGCACACGCCCTCGAGACCTTCGGCTGCCCCATCACCGTGTTGAACGTCGTCACCCCGCTCGACGCGACCATGAGCGAAGGTGGCGTGCTGGAGACCGACGAAGAGCGACTCGAGGCGGCACGCAGCCATGCCGAGGAGGCGATTCGGCGCGCTAGTCGCCAGGTTGCGACAGAGAAGCGGACGATCGAAACGGTGGTCGAGACCGGCGAACCGGCCGAAACGATCCTCGCGTACGTCGATACCGAAGACGTTGATCACGTCGTACTGGGTGGCCACGGCGGCCCCAGGATGGGCGCCGTTCGCCGCCTGCTCGGCACCGTGGCGACGACCGTGGTTGGCGAAGCGCCGGTATCGGTGACGGTCGTCCGGTGA
- a CDS encoding ubiquitin-like small modifier protein 1, with product MEWKLFADLAEHAGDREVSVAADPGDTVGDALDALLDDRPALAERVLEDGELRSQINLLRNGADVRSQEKGLETELEAGDELALFPPVSGG from the coding sequence ATGGAATGGAAGCTGTTCGCGGATCTCGCCGAGCATGCGGGTGACCGCGAGGTGTCCGTGGCCGCCGATCCAGGCGACACTGTCGGGGACGCCCTCGACGCCCTGCTCGATGACCGACCGGCGCTGGCCGAGCGCGTCCTCGAGGACGGCGAGTTGCGCTCCCAGATCAACCTCCTTCGCAACGGTGCCGACGTCAGGTCACAGGAGAAGGGACTCGAGACGGAACTCGAGGCGGGGGACGAACTGGCGCTGTTTCCGCCGGTTAGCGGCGGCTGA
- a CDS encoding sensor histidine kinase has product MQRVVADDDWVADLGERLPVSPLSALGLLLAATIGFRIAVENASSRALLESAFPLLAATAVVLANRRLVASGVGVRDRLTVFAYGLGGFLAAALVTALHLHVLRLDGAGVTTPLYLTLMSGTVGVAAGTVAGLYEIRQRSAVREARRQHARLEEFASVVSHDLRNPLSVAQGRLQETCRTGDPSHLEAVDHSLEQMDELIDDSLSVARNGTQVTDREPVQLVDLASEAWAVVETADSSYELSGNRTIRANPARSKRLLENLFRNAIEHAGPETVVRIGALKNGFYVEDDGPGVPEDRRESVLEQGVSSTADGSGLGLAIVRAIADAHGWDVAVAESDTGGARFEFTGVQGR; this is encoded by the coding sequence GTGCAACGCGTCGTAGCCGACGACGACTGGGTGGCCGACCTCGGTGAGCGCCTGCCCGTGTCGCCGCTCTCGGCACTCGGACTCCTGCTCGCAGCGACCATCGGCTTTCGAATCGCCGTCGAGAACGCCTCGAGCCGGGCGCTTCTCGAGAGTGCGTTCCCGCTGCTCGCGGCGACGGCCGTCGTCCTCGCCAACCGACGGCTGGTCGCAAGCGGTGTCGGCGTCCGCGACCGCCTCACCGTCTTCGCCTACGGCCTCGGCGGCTTCCTGGCCGCCGCACTCGTCACTGCGCTCCACCTGCACGTCCTTCGGCTCGACGGGGCCGGCGTTACGACGCCGCTGTACCTGACACTCATGAGCGGCACTGTCGGGGTCGCCGCCGGAACCGTCGCCGGGCTGTACGAAATCCGCCAGCGATCAGCCGTCCGCGAGGCCAGACGCCAGCACGCGCGCCTCGAGGAGTTCGCGAGCGTCGTCTCACACGACCTGCGGAACCCGCTGAGCGTGGCCCAGGGCCGGCTCCAGGAGACCTGTCGGACGGGCGACCCGAGCCACCTCGAGGCGGTCGATCACTCCCTCGAGCAGATGGACGAGTTGATCGACGACTCCCTGTCGGTCGCCCGAAACGGCACGCAGGTCACCGACCGGGAGCCGGTTCAACTTGTGGACCTCGCCTCGGAGGCGTGGGCCGTCGTCGAGACGGCCGACTCGAGCTACGAACTCTCGGGGAACCGGACGATTCGTGCAAATCCGGCTCGATCGAAACGGCTCCTCGAGAACCTGTTCCGCAATGCGATTGAACACGCCGGACCGGAGACCGTGGTTCGAATCGGCGCGCTCAAAAACGGCTTCTACGTCGAGGACGACGGCCCAGGCGTCCCCGAGGATCGCCGTGAGTCCGTCCTCGAGCAGGGAGTCTCCTCCACGGCCGACGGCTCCGGACTCGGGCTCGCCATCGTTCGCGCCATCGCCGACGCCCACGGCTGGGACGTCGCGGTCGCCGAGAGCGATACTGGCGGCGCTCGCTTCGAATTTACGGGCGTCCAGGGCAGGTGA
- a CDS encoding universal stress protein has protein sequence MDRSPENRPVLVAVANPEHAEQLVRTASDLARLLESYVTIVSVAVKPSSSPFSVYTDETIIERFAQDTRDLLDAAIAVAPEDVPIEREIVVGRTMADGVLKAIRRTDARALVIGWHDSRSRTDAILGTNLDNLIENAPCDLYVERIGYEANGVDSILVPVAGGPHVRPATHAAKAIAARNDATVHLLSIVEPDIDEGAARDHLEAGVQLLEDSPGSGASPDFSPDVRVETAVRTGDDVSATIAELAPDHDVLVFGVTRQGAIQRRLVGSIPQRVIPRIDETVILARSGDVVSPSRLDKLRGLWRRG, from the coding sequence ATGGACCGCTCTCCGGAGAACCGACCGGTACTGGTCGCGGTCGCGAATCCCGAACACGCCGAGCAACTGGTCCGGACCGCCAGCGACCTCGCCCGCCTCCTAGAGAGCTACGTCACGATCGTTTCAGTCGCCGTCAAACCCAGTTCCTCGCCGTTTTCGGTGTACACCGACGAAACGATCATCGAACGCTTCGCCCAGGATACCAGGGATCTCCTCGACGCGGCAATCGCGGTCGCCCCCGAGGACGTCCCGATCGAACGCGAGATCGTCGTTGGTCGAACGATGGCCGACGGCGTACTCAAGGCGATCAGACGCACCGACGCGCGGGCACTCGTCATCGGGTGGCACGACAGTCGGAGTCGAACCGACGCCATCCTCGGCACGAACCTCGACAATCTCATCGAGAACGCACCGTGCGACCTCTACGTCGAGCGAATCGGCTACGAAGCGAACGGCGTCGATTCGATCCTGGTGCCGGTGGCGGGCGGCCCCCACGTTCGACCGGCGACGCATGCAGCGAAGGCTATCGCCGCCCGCAACGACGCGACGGTACACCTTCTCTCGATCGTCGAACCCGACATCGACGAGGGCGCCGCACGCGATCACCTCGAGGCCGGGGTGCAGTTGCTCGAGGATTCGCCCGGTTCCGGAGCCAGCCCTGATTTCAGTCCCGACGTCCGGGTCGAGACGGCGGTTCGAACCGGCGACGACGTTTCCGCGACGATAGCGGAGTTGGCACCGGATCACGACGTGCTCGTCTTTGGCGTGACGCGCCAGGGGGCGATTCAGCGGCGACTCGTCGGGTCGATTCCCCAGCGGGTCATCCCTCGAATCGACGAGACGGTCATCCTCGCGCGTTCGGGTGACGTCGTTAGCCCGTCTCGTCTCGACAAACTCAGGGGACTCTGGAGACGAGGGTAA